The following coding sequences are from one Desulfosporosinus orientis DSM 765 window:
- a CDS encoding cell wall-binding repeat-containing protein: protein MKMTKKAFASLVIAGMTLSALPFNALAADTVSHRLAGVDAAQTAVAIAEQTGWTGTAILASSASYGMVDALTSGPLASFLKAPILLQGPGASLNKDTKDELTKLEVKTVYVTSGTAVISQSVLDELEAMDITVVPLGGADRFETSVNIAKKMVELGASIDKVAVAYGWLNQDALSIASIASAQTEPILLTEANSIPESVQKFLADNESVVSTDVIGGTAVISDDVAAEFPDAARYYGNTAYDTNLEVLKAFDNVLEYDNVFIANGQTAIDALAGAPLAAQSNAGIVLTNGASNEGTAYVGSKLSPDSVVTALGGTAVVPDSVLQDLVDAQAAAAAKASAIAKIDGVAKDGDASEITAEDLIAAGVTASDVIEANLEAYQTVIAAVEDSALNSTEKIQQMVSGVNAVLEAAAAKEAALAKIDGIAQDADASEITAQDLIAAGVNADDVIEANLDAYRDEISAAEDQALDSTEEIQAMVADVNAAQATAAQATAIAKIDGIALDGDASEIGTQDLILAGVNEADVMEANLEAYQAAISAAEDQALDSTEEIQAMVANVNAAQE from the coding sequence ATGAAAATGACCAAAAAGGCGTTTGCTTCTCTCGTTATTGCAGGAATGACTCTAAGCGCCCTTCCTTTTAACGCATTGGCAGCCGATACCGTTTCCCATCGCTTAGCAGGCGTCGACGCAGCTCAAACTGCTGTCGCTATAGCAGAACAAACCGGCTGGACAGGCACTGCTATTCTTGCTTCCTCTGCCTCCTACGGTATGGTTGATGCCTTAACGTCAGGCCCCCTTGCTTCATTCCTTAAAGCTCCCATCTTGCTGCAAGGGCCCGGGGCATCACTTAATAAAGATACGAAAGATGAGCTCACGAAACTTGAGGTTAAGACCGTCTATGTTACCAGCGGCACTGCCGTCATCAGCCAATCGGTTTTAGATGAACTGGAAGCTATGGATATTACCGTTGTTCCCCTAGGCGGAGCCGACCGCTTTGAAACCTCTGTTAATATTGCTAAGAAAATGGTTGAACTTGGCGCTTCAATCGACAAAGTGGCTGTTGCTTATGGCTGGTTGAATCAAGATGCCCTCTCTATTGCTTCTATCGCTTCCGCCCAAACAGAGCCTATTCTTTTAACGGAAGCCAACTCCATCCCGGAAAGTGTTCAGAAGTTTTTAGCAGACAATGAAAGTGTTGTTTCCACAGATGTTATCGGGGGTACCGCCGTGATTAGCGATGATGTGGCTGCTGAATTCCCCGATGCAGCTCGTTATTACGGAAACACTGCTTATGATACAAACCTGGAAGTTCTCAAGGCCTTTGACAATGTTTTAGAGTATGATAATGTCTTCATAGCTAATGGCCAAACTGCCATTGACGCTTTAGCAGGAGCACCTCTGGCCGCTCAATCCAATGCCGGTATCGTTCTGACCAACGGAGCAAGTAATGAAGGCACCGCCTATGTGGGCAGCAAGCTGTCTCCTGATAGTGTGGTAACCGCTCTGGGCGGAACGGCTGTTGTTCCGGACAGTGTTCTGCAAGACTTAGTCGACGCTCAGGCTGCAGCCGCCGCCAAAGCATCTGCTATCGCCAAAATCGACGGAGTCGCTAAAGATGGCGACGCTTCAGAGATCACTGCTGAAGATCTCATCGCTGCCGGGGTGACCGCCAGCGATGTTATCGAAGCCAACTTAGAAGCATACCAAACTGTCATTGCTGCTGTGGAAGACTCCGCTCTTAATTCCACAGAAAAAATCCAGCAGATGGTGTCTGGCGTGAATGCCGTCCTCGAGGCAGCTGCCGCCAAGGAAGCCGCTCTGGCTAAAATTGACGGGATTGCCCAAGACGCTGATGCTTCAGAGATCACCGCTCAGGATCTCATTGCTGCCGGGGTAAACGCTGATGATGTTATCGAAGCCAACCTGGATGCCTATCGGGATGAAATCTCTGCCGCTGAGGATCAAGCCCTGGATTCTACGGAAGAGATTCAAGCTATGGTTGCTGACGTCAATGCCGCTCAAGCCACTGCTGCACAAGCAACCGCTATCGCCAAAATCGACGGAATCGCCCTGGATGGTGATGCTTCAGAAATTGGCACTCAGGATCTTATCCTTGCCGGAGTCAATGAAGCAGACGTTATGGAAGCCAATTTAGAAGCTTATCAAGCTGCCATCTCCGCAGCCGAAGACCAAGCCCTGGATTCCACGGAAGAAATTCAAGCAATGGTTGCTAATGTCAATGCCGCTCAAGAATAA
- a CDS encoding bifunctional folylpolyglutamate synthase/dihydrofolate synthase produces MSEKSLEKEYQENLQYLVNLTTFGINFGLGRIQELLKRIGNPESALRVVHVGGTNGKGSTTVMIARILREAGHQVGVFTSPHMHDYRERMVINGLKISKEDVIEMIRRVRPHLENMVAEGFEHPTEFEVSTALALLYFAEKNVDYAIIEVGLGGAIDSTNVVKPLISVITNVSMDHMDYLGNDVVSIAKVKAGIIKPNSVVVTASEDPDVIQVLRDQAQAMDVPLWLVGEDVHWESKWSGELEQEFDLVGLHSSYSKLRLRLMGLHQLRNAATAVTVCEVLQSDYGVTIPREAIYAGLREVEWIGRLELFSLKPKILLDGAHNVDGARALAQALPIYERERLVLCLGMLADKEREKVVKMLVPLADEIVIARPNSPRAGDWKALGGLAEEYGKPVTCIEDPKEAVIFALTRVGEKDMLCVTGSIYMLADARQALIDNVKLV; encoded by the coding sequence ATGTCAGAAAAAAGTCTTGAGAAGGAATATCAAGAGAACCTACAATACCTCGTCAACCTGACAACCTTCGGAATCAATTTTGGTCTGGGGCGCATCCAAGAGCTATTAAAACGAATCGGAAATCCCGAAAGCGCTCTGCGAGTGGTACATGTTGGCGGGACAAACGGCAAAGGATCGACAACCGTCATGATTGCCCGAATCCTGCGGGAAGCGGGCCACCAGGTAGGGGTTTTTACCTCGCCTCATATGCATGATTACCGGGAGCGCATGGTTATCAACGGTCTCAAGATTTCCAAAGAAGATGTCATAGAAATGATCCGGCGGGTGCGTCCTCACTTGGAGAATATGGTGGCAGAGGGATTTGAGCATCCCACGGAGTTTGAGGTCAGCACTGCTCTTGCCCTGCTTTATTTTGCCGAGAAAAATGTGGACTACGCGATCATTGAAGTTGGTCTGGGCGGAGCTATTGATTCCACCAATGTGGTGAAACCCCTGATTTCCGTGATTACCAATGTCAGTATGGATCATATGGACTATTTAGGCAATGATGTGGTGTCCATTGCTAAAGTAAAAGCCGGGATCATCAAACCCAACTCTGTTGTAGTCACAGCGTCCGAAGATCCCGACGTGATTCAGGTTTTGCGTGATCAGGCCCAAGCCATGGACGTACCTCTCTGGCTAGTGGGAGAAGATGTTCATTGGGAAAGCAAGTGGAGCGGGGAACTGGAACAAGAATTTGACCTCGTCGGGCTGCATTCCAGCTACTCTAAATTACGGCTGCGCCTCATGGGCTTGCACCAGCTGCGCAACGCAGCTACAGCGGTAACCGTTTGTGAAGTGCTGCAAAGCGATTATGGCGTTACGATTCCCAGAGAAGCTATTTATGCAGGCTTGCGGGAAGTCGAATGGATCGGCCGCTTAGAATTATTTTCCCTAAAACCGAAAATCCTATTGGATGGAGCTCATAATGTGGATGGAGCGCGTGCCTTAGCCCAGGCTCTGCCTATCTATGAACGGGAGCGCCTGGTCTTATGTCTGGGCATGCTGGCGGATAAGGAACGGGAAAAAGTCGTTAAAATGCTGGTTCCCTTAGCGGATGAAATCGTCATCGCCCGGCCTAATTCACCTAGGGCTGGGGATTGGAAAGCCTTGGGGGGGTTGGCTGAAGAATATGGCAAACCGGTAACCTGCATTGAAGATCCCAAAGAAGCGGTGATCTTCGCCCTGACCCGGGTGGGAGAGAAGGATATGCTCTGCGTCACCGGTTCAATCTACATGCTGGCAGATGCTCGCCAAGCCTTAATTGATAATGTTAAGCTAGTGTAA
- a CDS encoding TIGR04086 family membrane protein: MGSNILKGITASLLVTFLTLLAGVIWSAMGLGGLSISQLLDVGLIVSCLVGGYRTAKASGSWLMAGTAGAGYVTVGTLLLALFLPIRGLGFIQVLGEGILISLVAGAFGAGKKRYVSGSWGGGRSRYYTPSYAGYGHDEGINNDFEWDTGDDYEPRINSVKSSWIDSSEDDDRMIQEVKGCSEKEERIEWPWDRDNDNKVMTRNSQSISNDLVIWEQREEKAKPWWEE; the protein is encoded by the coding sequence GTGGGATCCAATATCTTGAAGGGAATTACGGCGTCCTTGTTAGTAACGTTTTTGACTCTTTTGGCAGGTGTTATATGGAGCGCAATGGGTTTGGGAGGCTTAAGCATCTCACAGCTATTAGATGTAGGGCTAATCGTAAGTTGTTTAGTAGGAGGGTATCGCACAGCCAAAGCAAGCGGATCATGGCTCATGGCCGGGACCGCCGGAGCTGGTTATGTGACTGTCGGAACTCTTTTGCTGGCCTTGTTTTTGCCCATACGAGGATTAGGGTTTATCCAAGTTCTTGGCGAAGGGATATTGATCAGCTTAGTGGCCGGAGCCTTTGGCGCAGGGAAAAAGAGATATGTTTCTGGTTCATGGGGTGGAGGTAGAAGCCGGTATTATACCCCATCCTATGCAGGTTACGGCCATGATGAGGGCATCAATAATGACTTTGAATGGGACACCGGGGATGACTATGAACCCAGGATAAACTCTGTAAAGTCAAGTTGGATTGACAGCTCAGAGGATGATGATAGGATGATTCAGGAAGTCAAAGGGTGTTCGGAGAAAGAGGAGAGAATTGAATGGCCCTGGGATAGAGACAATGACAATAAAGTCATGACCAGGAATTCGCAGTCCATAAGCAATGATTTAGTGATCTGGGAGCAAAGGGAGGAAAAAGCAAAGCCCTGGTGGGAAGAATGA
- a CDS encoding FMN-binding glutamate synthase family protein translates to MIGTLIALGVILCIVYFVGKGVFRSVVQRLFGLVLERLLRDKYSENLMELWSAVSRTSVKNILEISLRAEHGKLIQRPLGSSKPQPHYDMLMFVPAQMARLPKEASTPIDMKVTLGAKAEKPLQIEIPLMISGMGYGVGLSEEAKKALARAAKEVGTATNSGEGPFLQEERDEAGKYIWQISRSSWGHNPQAIAAADMLEVQMGQGARMGPFTVEPYAVKGKAQKLMGISPVETVVTNANIPGINTPWDWPKYVSDLRSEAAGKPIGIKMIATGGLERDLAVCLEADFDVIVIGGSQGGASGSSPLICDDLGIPSLLALIRAERFLREQGARKEVSLVVAGGYATPAECLKAIALGADAVYLGTVPLFALVHNQIHKILPWEPLTQLVWYDSPYKHRLDIPLASKSVANVLKSMALEMEEGVRALGKTALSELGPNDLVALDEWTAKVTGVQRAYPWQDEELF, encoded by the coding sequence ATGATAGGTACACTAATAGCCTTAGGCGTGATTTTGTGTATCGTTTATTTTGTTGGCAAGGGTGTGTTTCGCTCAGTTGTCCAACGGCTTTTCGGATTAGTTTTAGAACGGCTGCTTAGGGATAAGTATTCCGAAAACCTTATGGAGCTTTGGAGTGCCGTAAGCCGTACGTCCGTAAAAAATATCCTGGAAATCAGTTTGCGGGCAGAACATGGCAAACTCATTCAAAGACCTTTGGGTTCGTCGAAACCTCAGCCCCATTATGATATGCTGATGTTTGTTCCCGCCCAAATGGCACGTCTGCCTAAGGAAGCAAGTACTCCCATTGATATGAAGGTGACTCTGGGAGCCAAGGCGGAAAAGCCTCTGCAAATCGAAATACCCTTAATGATATCGGGAATGGGCTATGGGGTGGGCTTAAGTGAAGAGGCAAAAAAAGCTTTGGCAAGAGCGGCAAAAGAAGTGGGAACGGCCACGAATTCCGGAGAAGGTCCCTTTTTGCAAGAGGAACGTGATGAAGCAGGCAAGTATATATGGCAGATCAGCAGGAGTTCCTGGGGGCACAATCCTCAGGCTATTGCCGCAGCAGACATGCTGGAAGTTCAGATGGGCCAAGGGGCAAGAATGGGGCCTTTTACGGTGGAACCCTATGCGGTAAAAGGAAAGGCTCAAAAGTTAATGGGTATATCTCCCGTGGAAACCGTGGTCACCAATGCTAACATTCCGGGAATTAATACTCCCTGGGACTGGCCTAAATATGTCTCAGACTTACGTTCAGAGGCTGCAGGAAAACCTATTGGGATTAAGATGATAGCCACAGGGGGATTGGAAAGAGATTTAGCCGTCTGTTTGGAAGCAGATTTTGATGTCATCGTGATCGGAGGATCTCAAGGCGGTGCCTCCGGTTCATCACCCTTGATTTGCGACGATTTAGGAATACCTAGCTTGCTGGCTTTAATACGGGCAGAACGCTTTTTGCGGGAGCAGGGTGCCCGCAAAGAGGTGAGTTTAGTGGTTGCCGGAGGATACGCAACCCCGGCAGAGTGCTTAAAAGCTATTGCCCTGGGTGCCGATGCCGTCTATTTGGGGACGGTTCCTTTGTTTGCCCTGGTTCATAATCAGATCCATAAAATACTTCCCTGGGAACCGCTAACCCAATTGGTTTGGTACGATTCCCCTTACAAGCACCGGTTGGACATTCCCTTAGCCAGCAAAAGTGTCGCCAATGTCCTCAAATCCATGGCTTTGGAAATGGAAGAGGGGGTAAGGGCTCTGGGCAAAACGGCCTTATCGGAACTTGGCCCTAATGATTTAGTTGCCTTAGATGAATGGACGGCCAAAGTGACTGGGGTTCAGCGTGCTTATCCCTGGCAGGATGAAGAGTTATTTTGA
- a CDS encoding LysM peptidoglycan-binding domain-containing protein, whose amino-acid sequence MDYARYIVNPGDTIYKIAKAHNLEMAEIIHLNQLKHPDRIYAGQVLLLPIQDGYVPVPGPAPVQIPEPTYTYAAWLYEAYAGKDSELTAITTYLYQAVILDRPEFDALLRPIAYDEMRHLEKLALALRYLGVDPKYGALSRGHWIDWRSRFVDYTSDLCTLLNSNIENEAKDHREYLELAEKIPIPEIQCILTEMAADEERHYHMFCEAKQQFCSEFSPPLPPPCSPPPIYTPVDEPEPIIPMPGPHEGGRG is encoded by the coding sequence ATGGATTACGCACGATATATTGTGAATCCTGGAGATACAATCTATAAAATCGCCAAGGCTCACAATCTCGAAATGGCGGAGATCATTCATCTTAACCAATTAAAGCATCCTGATCGCATCTACGCAGGCCAAGTTTTGCTTCTTCCTATTCAAGACGGCTATGTACCCGTTCCCGGACCGGCACCTGTTCAAATTCCCGAACCTACCTATACATATGCCGCATGGCTTTATGAGGCCTATGCAGGAAAGGATTCGGAATTGACAGCTATCACTACTTACCTTTATCAGGCCGTTATTTTAGACCGTCCGGAATTCGACGCCTTGCTGCGTCCTATCGCTTATGATGAAATGCGTCACTTGGAAAAACTCGCTTTGGCTTTGCGGTATTTAGGAGTTGACCCCAAATACGGGGCCTTAAGCAGAGGACACTGGATTGATTGGAGGTCTCGTTTTGTTGATTACACCTCCGACCTGTGCACCCTTCTGAACTCTAATATTGAGAATGAAGCTAAGGATCACCGGGAATATCTTGAACTGGCTGAAAAAATACCCATCCCGGAAATTCAGTGTATCCTGACAGAAATGGCCGCTGACGAAGAACGCCACTACCATATGTTCTGTGAAGCGAAGCAGCAATTCTGCAGTGAATTTTCTCCGCCGCTGCCGCCACCTTGCTCACCCCCTCCAATCTACACCCCTGTTGACGAACCAGAACCAATAATTCCGATGCCCGGACCCCATGAAGGGGGGAGAGGTTAA
- a CDS encoding DUF47 domain-containing protein translates to MFKLSPKEDKFFELFSQNTEIITKSLKRLYGIMLQDSVSTEDAAQMHRIENEADNVTTQILERLNCTFITPMDREDIYKLAQVLDDIVDFAEGTVERMLLYRTGKPSLGAQELVHLVELAAEQIQTAFSYLGNLHSKKTNILAAAEEIYHLESAGDKLYREEVARLFDFEKDPIEIIKWKEILEHIEATLDHCESIADLLKSVVLKYD, encoded by the coding sequence ATGTTTAAGTTGTCGCCAAAAGAGGACAAATTTTTTGAACTTTTTTCCCAAAACACTGAAATTATCACTAAATCCCTCAAAAGGCTTTATGGGATTATGCTGCAAGACAGTGTTTCCACAGAAGATGCTGCCCAAATGCATCGTATTGAAAACGAAGCTGACAACGTTACCACTCAAATCCTGGAACGCCTGAATTGCACCTTTATCACACCCATGGATCGAGAAGATATCTATAAACTAGCCCAAGTCCTGGATGATATCGTCGATTTTGCCGAAGGCACAGTGGAACGCATGCTCCTCTATCGTACGGGAAAACCATCCCTGGGGGCTCAAGAACTTGTTCATCTGGTTGAACTGGCAGCTGAGCAGATTCAAACCGCTTTCTCCTACTTAGGCAATCTCCATTCCAAAAAAACCAATATTTTGGCTGCTGCCGAAGAAATCTATCATTTGGAAAGCGCAGGGGACAAGCTCTACAGAGAAGAAGTAGCCCGCTTGTTCGATTTTGAAAAAGACCCTATTGAAATTATTAAATGGAAAGAAATCCTGGAACACATTGAAGCAACCTTAGATCACTGTGAATCCATCGCCGATCTTCTCAAAAGTGTGGTCTTAAAATATGACTAG
- a CDS encoding nitroreductase family protein, with the protein MNFLELAQTRRSLRTYQDKPVEKEKLEYVLECARLAPSWKNMQCWRFIVVNDAAGRAAMAESMGESNPGRKALTSAPIVIVLCAVPKESEVWEGKDNMMLDAGLAMEHLILAATEQGLGTCWQGLFTEEKVRTALNIPEDVRVVAMTPLGYAAEERRPRPRKAMSEIAFHGKWGQA; encoded by the coding sequence GTGAACTTTCTTGAATTGGCTCAGACCCGCCGAAGTTTAAGAACTTATCAGGATAAACCGGTGGAAAAAGAAAAGCTGGAATATGTATTAGAGTGTGCTAGGTTAGCACCGTCCTGGAAAAATATGCAGTGCTGGCGTTTTATTGTTGTTAACGATGCAGCAGGTAGGGCGGCCATGGCCGAAAGCATGGGAGAAAGCAATCCTGGGCGCAAAGCCTTGACTTCGGCTCCCATTGTCATCGTCCTCTGTGCTGTGCCTAAAGAATCCGAAGTATGGGAAGGCAAAGACAATATGATGCTGGATGCCGGACTGGCCATGGAACATTTGATTTTGGCAGCCACAGAGCAGGGATTGGGCACCTGTTGGCAGGGATTATTTACGGAAGAGAAAGTACGTACCGCTTTAAATATTCCGGAGGATGTCCGAGTAGTGGCCATGACTCCCTTGGGTTATGCCGCGGAGGAACGCCGTCCCCGTCCTCGCAAAGCCATGTCCGAGATCGCTTTCCACGGCAAGTGGGGCCAGGCGTAA
- a CDS encoding valine--tRNA ligase, whose amino-acid sequence MDDINAKTDKLEMAKTYDSSIVEGKWYQYWEDNKFFHEEVDKDKQPFSIVMPPPNVTGALHLGHAMDSTIQDIVTRFKRMQGYNTLWVPGTDHAGIATQAKVEAQIAKEGTNRHELGREKFLERVWDWKHQYGGRITQQLRRLGSSCDWERERFTMDEGCSRAVREAFVDLYDKGLIYRGNYIVNWCPKCHTTISDIEVEHNDRDGNLYHLSYPVKDSEETLVVATTRPETMLGDTAVAVHPEDERYRHLIGKTLILPLVNREIPIIADEYVDREFGTGAVKITPAHDPNDFEVGLRHHLPQVIVMDKEAKMNENAGKYQGMDRFEARKAVVEDLKNLGVLLKIDAHAHAVGECYRCSTIIEPMVSKQWFVKMEPLAKPAIEVVRDGRLEFVPERFDKIYLGWMENIRDWCISRQLWWGHRIPVWYCEKCGAEVCAKEDPTSCPTCGSTQLSQDPDVLDTWFSSGLWPFSTLGWPEATPELEQFYPTSVLVTGRDIIFFWVARMIFMAMEFKKEVPFRKVMIHGLVLDSQGRKMSKSLGNGVDPIEVIDNYGADTLRFMLITGNTPGNDLRFHPERLEATRNFSNKIWNASRYVLLNLEDYEAGPRGDLALADRWILDRYAATVEGVTSALEKYDLGEAGRLLYEFIWNEYCDWYIELTKPRLYNKEDKAARHTAQSVLLEVLEGTMRLLHPFMPFLTEEIWQNFPGSGKSIMMQPWPEVPAYRDAAAEKNMTLLMDAIKAIRNIRAEMKVAPGQKVEIIILAPDPGQREVLESGQGDILKLAGGASIQLHAALAEKPTQSASAVLEGVEIYLPLKGMMDLGKEIARLEKEIGAVIQDKEALEKKLSNPGFTGKAPAAVVAKERERLEGLLARKEALEVRLKELKED is encoded by the coding sequence ATGGATGATATTAATGCAAAAACAGACAAGTTAGAGATGGCTAAGACCTATGATTCCAGCATCGTGGAAGGGAAATGGTATCAGTATTGGGAGGACAATAAGTTCTTTCATGAAGAAGTGGACAAAGATAAACAGCCCTTCAGCATTGTCATGCCGCCGCCTAATGTTACCGGGGCCCTGCACCTGGGTCATGCCATGGATAGTACTATTCAGGACATAGTAACCCGCTTTAAGAGGATGCAGGGATATAATACTCTCTGGGTTCCGGGCACGGACCATGCCGGGATTGCCACTCAGGCCAAGGTAGAAGCTCAGATTGCCAAGGAAGGCACCAATCGCCATGAACTGGGCCGGGAAAAATTCCTGGAGCGGGTTTGGGATTGGAAACACCAGTATGGCGGCCGGATTACCCAGCAGCTCCGCCGCTTAGGTTCTTCCTGTGATTGGGAACGGGAGCGGTTTACCATGGATGAAGGCTGTTCCCGTGCTGTGCGGGAGGCCTTTGTGGACCTGTATGATAAAGGGCTGATTTACCGGGGAAATTATATCGTCAACTGGTGCCCTAAATGTCATACCACCATTTCAGATATTGAAGTTGAACATAATGACCGGGACGGCAATCTCTATCACTTAAGCTATCCGGTTAAAGACAGTGAGGAAACCCTGGTGGTAGCCACCACCCGTCCGGAAACCATGCTGGGTGATACGGCAGTGGCGGTGCATCCCGAGGATGAGCGCTACCGGCATTTGATCGGCAAAACCTTGATCCTGCCTTTAGTGAACCGGGAAATACCTATTATCGCCGATGAATATGTAGACCGGGAGTTTGGTACAGGTGCTGTGAAAATTACGCCGGCTCATGATCCCAATGACTTTGAAGTCGGACTTAGACATCATTTGCCCCAGGTCATCGTTATGGATAAAGAAGCAAAAATGAATGAAAATGCCGGTAAATATCAAGGTATGGACCGTTTTGAAGCCCGCAAAGCCGTGGTTGAGGATTTGAAAAACCTGGGCGTACTGCTGAAAATTGATGCCCATGCTCATGCTGTGGGAGAGTGTTATCGCTGCTCCACCATTATCGAGCCCATGGTCAGCAAACAATGGTTTGTGAAAATGGAGCCCTTGGCCAAACCGGCTATTGAGGTTGTGCGGGACGGCCGTCTGGAATTTGTACCCGAGCGGTTTGACAAGATTTATCTAGGCTGGATGGAAAATATCCGGGATTGGTGTATTTCCCGGCAGCTTTGGTGGGGACACCGTATTCCCGTTTGGTACTGTGAAAAGTGCGGCGCAGAAGTCTGTGCCAAAGAGGATCCCACCAGCTGTCCCACTTGCGGGTCCACTCAGCTTAGTCAAGATCCTGACGTTTTAGATACCTGGTTTTCCTCCGGACTTTGGCCCTTTTCCACCTTGGGCTGGCCTGAAGCAACCCCGGAACTGGAACAGTTTTATCCCACATCCGTGTTAGTCACCGGCCGGGATATCATCTTCTTCTGGGTGGCCAGGATGATCTTTATGGCCATGGAATTCAAGAAAGAAGTGCCTTTCAGGAAAGTCATGATTCACGGCCTGGTCTTGGATTCTCAAGGCCGGAAAATGAGCAAATCCCTGGGCAACGGTGTGGATCCCATTGAAGTTATCGATAACTATGGAGCAGATACCCTGCGGTTTATGCTCATCACCGGCAATACACCGGGGAACGACCTGCGTTTTCACCCCGAGCGGCTGGAAGCTACCCGAAACTTCTCCAATAAGATTTGGAATGCATCCCGTTATGTGCTCTTAAATCTGGAAGACTATGAAGCAGGCCCCCGGGGAGACTTGGCCCTGGCCGATCGCTGGATATTAGACCGCTACGCCGCCACCGTTGAAGGTGTAACCAGTGCTCTGGAAAAATACGATCTTGGCGAAGCCGGCAGACTCCTTTACGAATTCATCTGGAATGAATACTGTGACTGGTATATCGAACTGACCAAACCCCGCCTTTACAATAAAGAAGACAAAGCAGCCAGACACACGGCTCAATCCGTGCTTCTGGAAGTTTTGGAAGGAACCATGCGCCTGCTGCACCCCTTTATGCCCTTCTTGACAGAAGAAATATGGCAGAACTTCCCCGGATCCGGCAAAAGCATTATGATGCAGCCTTGGCCGGAAGTACCGGCCTACAGAGACGCTGCGGCTGAGAAAAATATGACCCTGCTCATGGATGCCATTAAAGCCATCCGCAATATCCGGGCAGAAATGAAAGTAGCCCCCGGGCAAAAAGTAGAAATCATCATCCTCGCCCCTGACCCAGGTCAGCGGGAGGTACTGGAATCCGGCCAAGGGGACATCCTGAAATTAGCCGGAGGAGCCAGCATTCAGCTCCATGCAGCCCTGGCAGAGAAACCAACCCAATCAGCCAGTGCAGTCTTAGAAGGCGTGGAAATCTACCTGCCCTTAAAAGGCATGATGGACCTGGGCAAAGAAATCGCCCGCTTAGAAAAGGAAATCGGGGCTGTAATTCAGGACAAAGAAGCCTTAGAGAAAAAACTAAGCAACCCCGGATTTACCGGCAAAGCCCCTGCAGCCGTGGTAGCCAAAGAACGAGAGCGGCTGGAAGGCCTACTAGCCCGCAAAGAGGCCCTGGAAGTACGTTTAAAAGAGTTAAAGGAAGACTAA